A single genomic interval of Lysobacter avium harbors:
- a CDS encoding M2 family metallopeptidase, protein MKPIRAVLALSIAIAVLGLAACEKSPTPDSSAPATGSTAPANETADQFIARVNSEWKAMQPELTKPQWLSNTYINDDTEFLAAKSNERYLSQLNQWIEQAKGFEGQQMTPETARAIQLLKLSTSMPAPSDPARLAELAGIASKMEGAYGSGEYCKGEGDARSCRQLGELEDVLRTSRDYNDQLDAWRGWHTIAQPMRKDYVRFVELVNEGAGDMGFADAGEMWRSGYDMSPVELAAETDRLWGQVKPLYEQLHCYARTRLDAKYGKDKGEVAGGMLPAHLMGNMWQQDWGNLWDVLVPYENAGSMDITGALEARYDEIHRQKLAQNGADRSPAHLAQLEVEARDASARQMTKRAEDFYLSLGMAKLPDSYWQRTQFIKPRDRNVVCHASAWDMDMKGDVRTKMCIKPNEEEFTTIYHELGHVYYYMAYNDQPPLFQTGAHDGFHESIGDTIVLAMTPKYLESIGLASAQQQSEEALVNAQMRMALAKVAFLPFGLMIDRWRWGVFDGSIQPDQYNKAWWDLKAKYQGVAPVEARGEEFFDPGAKYHVPGNTPYTRYFLSHVLQFQFYKSLCEAAGHTGPLNECSFYGNKAAGEKLQAMLAKGASQPWQQTMKELTGGESMDASAVLEYFAPLQEWLQQQNEGQTCGWQASAAANAPPASTADPATSPAPARADDGVKPAQANVKG, encoded by the coding sequence ATGAAGCCCATCCGCGCCGTGCTCGCGCTGAGCATCGCCATTGCCGTCCTCGGCCTGGCCGCCTGCGAGAAATCGCCAACGCCCGACTCCTCCGCGCCTGCGACCGGCAGCACCGCGCCGGCCAATGAGACCGCCGACCAGTTCATCGCCCGCGTCAACAGCGAGTGGAAGGCGATGCAGCCGGAGCTGACCAAGCCGCAATGGCTGTCCAATACCTACATCAACGACGACACCGAGTTCCTGGCGGCAAAGTCGAACGAGCGCTACCTCTCGCAACTGAACCAGTGGATCGAGCAGGCCAAGGGTTTCGAGGGCCAGCAGATGACGCCGGAGACCGCGCGCGCGATCCAATTGCTGAAGCTGTCCACGTCCATGCCCGCCCCCAGCGATCCGGCCAGGCTGGCCGAACTGGCTGGCATCGCCAGCAAGATGGAAGGCGCCTACGGGTCCGGCGAGTACTGCAAGGGCGAGGGCGATGCGCGCAGCTGCCGCCAGCTGGGCGAGCTGGAAGACGTCCTGCGCACCAGCCGCGACTACAACGACCAGCTGGATGCCTGGCGCGGCTGGCACACCATCGCCCAGCCGATGCGCAAGGATTACGTGCGTTTCGTCGAGCTGGTCAACGAAGGCGCGGGCGACATGGGCTTCGCCGATGCCGGCGAGATGTGGCGCTCGGGCTATGACATGAGCCCGGTCGAGCTGGCCGCCGAAACCGACCGCCTGTGGGGCCAGGTCAAGCCGCTCTACGAGCAGCTGCACTGCTACGCACGCACCCGCCTGGACGCGAAGTACGGCAAGGACAAGGGCGAGGTTGCCGGCGGCATGCTGCCCGCGCACCTGATGGGCAACATGTGGCAGCAGGACTGGGGGAACCTGTGGGACGTGCTGGTGCCGTATGAGAACGCCGGCTCGATGGACATCACCGGGGCACTGGAAGCGCGCTACGACGAGATCCACCGGCAGAAGCTGGCCCAGAACGGAGCCGACCGCAGCCCCGCGCATCTTGCCCAGTTGGAGGTGGAAGCAAGGGACGCCTCCGCGCGGCAGATGACCAAGCGGGCGGAGGACTTCTACCTTTCGCTGGGGATGGCCAAGCTGCCCGACAGCTACTGGCAGCGCACCCAGTTCATCAAGCCGCGCGACCGCAACGTGGTCTGCCACGCCAGCGCGTGGGACATGGACATGAAGGGCGACGTTCGCACAAAGATGTGCATCAAGCCCAATGAGGAAGAGTTCACCACCATCTACCACGAGCTCGGCCACGTGTATTACTACATGGCCTACAACGACCAGCCACCCCTGTTCCAGACCGGCGCGCACGACGGCTTCCATGAATCCATCGGCGACACGATCGTGCTGGCGATGACGCCGAAGTACCTGGAGTCGATCGGCCTGGCCAGCGCCCAGCAGCAGAGCGAGGAAGCGCTGGTCAACGCGCAGATGCGCATGGCGCTGGCCAAGGTGGCCTTCCTCCCGTTCGGCCTGATGATCGACCGCTGGCGTTGGGGCGTGTTCGACGGCTCCATCCAGCCGGACCAGTACAACAAGGCGTGGTGGGACCTGAAGGCCAAATACCAGGGCGTGGCGCCGGTGGAGGCGCGCGGCGAGGAATTCTTCGATCCGGGCGCCAAGTACCACGTGCCAGGCAACACGCCCTACACCCGCTATTTCCTCTCGCACGTGCTGCAGTTCCAGTTCTACAAGTCGCTGTGCGAGGCGGCAGGCCATACTGGTCCGCTCAACGAGTGCAGCTTCTACGGCAACAAGGCCGCGGGCGAGAAATTGCAGGCGATGCTGGCCAAGGGCGCAAGCCAGCCCTGGCAGCAGACCATGAAAGAGTTGACCGGCGGGGAGAGCATGGATGCCAGCGCGGTGCTGGAGTACTTCGCCCCGTTGCAGGAGTGGCTGCAGCAGCAGAACGAAGGCCAGACCTGTGGCTGGCAGGCAAGTGCCGCAGCGAACGCTCCGCCGGCGTCGACCGCGGATCCGGCGACGTCGCCGGCGCCGGCGCGTGCCGATGACGGCGTCAAGCCGGCTCAGGCCAACGTCAAGGGCTGA
- a CDS encoding multidrug effflux MFS transporter gives MFGPFAIDTIFPAFPVMGAEFGANKLAMQQTISVYLVAYAVTSVLHGPLSDAWGRRRVILGGLAIFTLASVGCAMSTRLDTLLVFRALQGLSAGTGLIVGRAVIRDVLQGDDAQRLMSHVSMIFGIAPAIAPIIGGWILGWSHWSTIFWFLVVFSAVLLAVTWWLLPETHPVQARLPLVPSRLLRDYKAILINPRFQRLAACAAFNFSALFLFIASAPAFVLDLLQRNGEPMGPGDFGWFFIPMIGGMVLGAFTSGRAAGRIRGSTLVAIGFSVSGFAVTLGLIFNLLSDAPQIPWAMIPISLNAFGIALVFPIVTLAILEMYPRMRGAASSLQAFTSLVLNAVVAGIISPWLSGSALSLAIAAAALVLIGWLFWLWESMSSRPLSGRSRSGTRVPGDSI, from the coding sequence ATGTTCGGCCCCTTCGCCATCGACACCATTTTCCCCGCGTTCCCGGTCATGGGCGCGGAGTTCGGTGCGAACAAGCTGGCAATGCAGCAGACCATCAGCGTCTATCTGGTGGCGTATGCCGTCACCAGCGTCCTGCACGGGCCGCTGTCGGACGCGTGGGGCCGGCGCCGGGTGATCCTGGGCGGCCTGGCGATCTTCACCCTGGCCTCCGTCGGCTGCGCGATGTCGACCCGGCTGGATACGCTGCTGGTGTTCCGTGCGCTGCAGGGACTGTCGGCGGGCACCGGGCTGATCGTCGGCCGGGCGGTGATCCGCGACGTGCTGCAGGGCGACGACGCCCAGCGCCTGATGAGCCACGTGTCGATGATCTTCGGCATCGCCCCGGCGATCGCGCCGATCATCGGCGGCTGGATCCTCGGCTGGAGCCACTGGTCGACGATTTTCTGGTTCCTGGTCGTGTTCTCGGCGGTATTGCTGGCTGTCACCTGGTGGCTGCTGCCCGAGACGCATCCGGTCCAGGCGCGGCTGCCACTGGTGCCCTCCCGGCTGCTGCGCGACTACAAGGCGATCCTGATCAATCCGCGTTTCCAGCGCCTGGCCGCCTGCGCGGCGTTCAACTTCTCGGCGCTGTTCCTGTTCATCGCCTCCGCGCCGGCCTTCGTGCTGGACCTGCTGCAACGCAACGGCGAGCCCATGGGTCCGGGCGACTTTGGCTGGTTCTTCATCCCGATGATCGGAGGCATGGTGCTGGGCGCGTTCACCTCCGGCCGCGCCGCCGGACGCATCCGCGGCTCGACGCTGGTGGCGATCGGCTTCTCGGTCTCCGGCTTTGCGGTCACGCTGGGGCTCATCTTCAACCTGTTGAGCGACGCCCCGCAGATTCCCTGGGCGATGATCCCGATCAGCCTGAACGCGTTCGGCATCGCCCTGGTGTTCCCGATCGTGACCCTGGCGATCCTGGAGATGTACCCGCGCATGCGCGGCGCGGCGTCCTCGTTGCAGGCGTTCACCTCACTGGTGCTGAACGCGGTGGTGGCAGGCATCATCTCGCCGTGGCTCAGCGGCAGCGCCCTGTCGCTGGCGATCGCTGCCGCGGCCCTGGTCCTGATCGGCTGGCTGTTCTGGCTGTGGGAATCGATGTCCTCCAGGCCGCTGTCAGGCCGCTCGCGCAGCGGTACGCGGGTGCCGGGCGATTCGATCTGA